In a single window of the Melanotaenia boesemani isolate fMelBoe1 chromosome 22, fMelBoe1.pri, whole genome shotgun sequence genome:
- the flvcr2b gene encoding feline leukemia virus subgroup C receptor-related protein 2 isoform X1, producing MPQNNTLKGNHANSELSGEEWPCSKAAKNLTPGFASLQWSPGPLGRALSTGSQLDIESSGDQAQPVSEIKTKLYHRRWVMLFLFSAVSASNAFMWLQYGIISNIFIRFYNIDSLAIDWLAMIYLLTYIPFILPVLWLLDNRGIRDVVLVGSAFNCIGAWIKIGSASPDMFPVTFFGQFVCSVATVFVLGIPSYLSSVWFGEKEVSTACSIGVLGNQLGIAIGFLVPPILVPNVDDMEELAHHIRIMFYITAGVATFLFILVVFVFQERPKLPPTQAQATARSIPPEQYSYTASILRLLRNKPFILLIITYGLNVGCFYAVGTLLNRMIIEHYPGEEVNAGRIGLTIVIAGMVGSLICGVWLDRTKTYKQTTLAVYFMSLVGMIVYAATLNLGHLWVVFITAGALGFFMTGYLPLGFEFAVELTYPESEGTSSGLLNCSAQVFGIIFTICQGKIIDNFSTLAGNIFLCVFLLIGTIMTGLIKSNLRRQNANLLAKAAAERQMSRQDYGATTLIYHPQTPPSQA from the exons ATGCCACAAAACAATACTTTGAAAGGAAACCATGCAAATTCTGAACTCAGTGGAGAAGAATGGCCATGTTCCAAGGCTGCAAAGAACCTCACTCCAGGCTTTGCTTCGCTGCAGTGGAGTCCAGGGCCTTTAGGTAGGGCCCTCTCAACTGGCTCCCAATTAGACATTGAGAGTTCAGGTGACCAGGCACAGCCGGTCTCAGAGATTAAAACCAAGCTTTACCATCGTCGCTGGGTTATGCTGTTTCTCTTCAGTGCTGTTTCAGCCAGCAACGCCTTCATGTGGCTCCAGTATGGCATTATCAGTAATATATTCATTCGTTTCTACAACATTGACTCTCTGGCTATTGACTGGCTGGCCATGATCTACTTGCTCACCTACATTCCATTCATTCTGCCTGTCCTCTGGCTCCTGGACAACAGGGGTATCCGAGATGTTGTCCTTGTTGGTTCAGCCTTTAACTGCATTGGTGCTTGGATAAAAATTGGCAGTGCCAGTCCTGATATGTTCCCAGTCACCTTTTTTGGCCAGTTTGTATGCTCAGTAGCTACAGTGTTTGTCCTCGGTATTCCTTCTTACCTCTCATCAGTGTGGTTTGGAGAAAAAGAGGTTTCCACTGCTTGTTCCATAGGAGTTCTGGGAAACCAG CTGGGTATTGCCATTGGGTTCCTCGTGCCTCCTATCCTGGTGCCTAACGTGGATGACATGGAGGAGCTGGCTCACCACATCAGAATTATGTTCTACATAACAGCAGGAGTGGCAACGTTTCTCTTCattcttgttgtttttg TTTTCCAGGAGCGTCCAAAACTTCCTCCGACTCAGGCTCAGGCCACAGCTCGCAGCATTCCACCAGAGCAGTACTCCTACACAGCCTCCATCCTTAGGCTGCTCCGTAACAagcccttcatcctcctcatcatcacttATG GTCTGAATGTTGGCTGTTTCTATGCTGTTGGAACCCTGCTGAACCGCATGATCATCGAACATTACCCT GGAGAAGAGGTGAATGCTGGGAGGATCGGCCTCACCATCGTCATCGCAGGGATGGTCGGCTCCCTTATCTGTGGAGTTTGGCTTGACAGAACCAAAACTTACAA GCAGACGACGCTCGCTGTCTACTTCATGTCATTGGTGGGGATGATTGTCTACGCTGCCACACTCAACCTGGGACACCTCTGGGTAGTTTTCATCACCGCTGGAGCTCTTGG GTTCTTCATGACGGGCTACCTGCCTCTAGGCTTTGAATTTGCAGTTGAGCTGACATACCCAGAGTCAGAGGGAACTTCCTCAGGACTACTTAACTGTTCAGCACAG GTATTTGGGATTATATTCACCATCTGCCAGGGGAAGATCATCGACAACTTCAGCACACTGGCAGGAAACatctttttgtgtgtctttcttCTAATAGGCACAATAATGACAG GTTTAATTAAGTCCAACCTACGGAGACAAAACGCAAACCTACTCGCCAAAGCAGCC GCGGAGAGGCAGATGTCGAGACAAGACTACGGAGCAACAACACTAATCTACCACCCGCAGACTCCTCCCTCTCAAGCCTGa
- the flvcr2b gene encoding feline leukemia virus subgroup C receptor-related protein 2 isoform X2, with translation MPQNNTLKGNHANSELSGEEWPCSKAAKNLTPGFASLQWSPGPLGRALSTGSQLDIESSGDQAQPVSEIKTKLYHRRWVMLFLFSAVSASNAFMWLQYGIISNIFIRFYNIDSLAIDWLAMIYLLTYIPFILPVLWLLDNRGIRDVVLVGSAFNCIGAWIKIGSASPDMFPVTFFGQFVCSVATVFVLGIPSYLSSVWFGEKEVSTACSIGVLGNQLGIAIGFLVPPILVPNVDDMEELAHHIRIMFYITAGVATFLFILVVFVFQERPKLPPTQAQATARSIPPEQYSYTASILRLLRNKPFILLIITYGLNVGCFYAVGTLLNRMIIEHYPGEEVNAGRIGLTIVIAGMVGSLICGVWLDRTKTYKQTTLAVYFMSLVGMIVYAATLNLGHLWVVFITAGALGFFMTGYLPLGFEFAVELTYPESEGTSSGLLNCSAQVFGIIFTICQGKIIDNFSTLAGNIFLCVFLLIGTIMTGLIKSNLRRQNANLLAKAAEPPERQTGNLDAPSIIKEAHL, from the exons ATGCCACAAAACAATACTTTGAAAGGAAACCATGCAAATTCTGAACTCAGTGGAGAAGAATGGCCATGTTCCAAGGCTGCAAAGAACCTCACTCCAGGCTTTGCTTCGCTGCAGTGGAGTCCAGGGCCTTTAGGTAGGGCCCTCTCAACTGGCTCCCAATTAGACATTGAGAGTTCAGGTGACCAGGCACAGCCGGTCTCAGAGATTAAAACCAAGCTTTACCATCGTCGCTGGGTTATGCTGTTTCTCTTCAGTGCTGTTTCAGCCAGCAACGCCTTCATGTGGCTCCAGTATGGCATTATCAGTAATATATTCATTCGTTTCTACAACATTGACTCTCTGGCTATTGACTGGCTGGCCATGATCTACTTGCTCACCTACATTCCATTCATTCTGCCTGTCCTCTGGCTCCTGGACAACAGGGGTATCCGAGATGTTGTCCTTGTTGGTTCAGCCTTTAACTGCATTGGTGCTTGGATAAAAATTGGCAGTGCCAGTCCTGATATGTTCCCAGTCACCTTTTTTGGCCAGTTTGTATGCTCAGTAGCTACAGTGTTTGTCCTCGGTATTCCTTCTTACCTCTCATCAGTGTGGTTTGGAGAAAAAGAGGTTTCCACTGCTTGTTCCATAGGAGTTCTGGGAAACCAG CTGGGTATTGCCATTGGGTTCCTCGTGCCTCCTATCCTGGTGCCTAACGTGGATGACATGGAGGAGCTGGCTCACCACATCAGAATTATGTTCTACATAACAGCAGGAGTGGCAACGTTTCTCTTCattcttgttgtttttg TTTTCCAGGAGCGTCCAAAACTTCCTCCGACTCAGGCTCAGGCCACAGCTCGCAGCATTCCACCAGAGCAGTACTCCTACACAGCCTCCATCCTTAGGCTGCTCCGTAACAagcccttcatcctcctcatcatcacttATG GTCTGAATGTTGGCTGTTTCTATGCTGTTGGAACCCTGCTGAACCGCATGATCATCGAACATTACCCT GGAGAAGAGGTGAATGCTGGGAGGATCGGCCTCACCATCGTCATCGCAGGGATGGTCGGCTCCCTTATCTGTGGAGTTTGGCTTGACAGAACCAAAACTTACAA GCAGACGACGCTCGCTGTCTACTTCATGTCATTGGTGGGGATGATTGTCTACGCTGCCACACTCAACCTGGGACACCTCTGGGTAGTTTTCATCACCGCTGGAGCTCTTGG GTTCTTCATGACGGGCTACCTGCCTCTAGGCTTTGAATTTGCAGTTGAGCTGACATACCCAGAGTCAGAGGGAACTTCCTCAGGACTACTTAACTGTTCAGCACAG GTATTTGGGATTATATTCACCATCTGCCAGGGGAAGATCATCGACAACTTCAGCACACTGGCAGGAAACatctttttgtgtgtctttcttCTAATAGGCACAATAATGACAG GTTTAATTAAGTCCAACCTACGGAGACAAAACGCAAACCTACTCGCCAAAGCAGCC GAACCTCCTGAACGTCAGACTGGAAACCTGGATGCACCTTCTATCATCAAAGAGGCTCATCTTTAA
- the batf gene encoding basic leucine zipper transcriptional factor ATF-like yields MAQGSDSNDTSYKSPSPGSRPSSSDDVKKVMRREKNRIAAQKSRMRQTQKADSLHLESENLEKENAALRKEVKKLTEEAKYLSSVLSSHEPLCTGLAPQTPDLLYPPHHSSYHQHISVPHYQH; encoded by the exons ATGGCTCAGGGCTCTGATAGTAATGACACAAGCTACAAGTCCCCATCACCTGGAAGCAGACCG AGCTCCTCAGACGATGTGAAGAAAGTGATGCGGAGGGAGAAGAACCGCATTGCTGCACAGAAGAGCAGGATGAGACAAACCCAGAAAGCTGATAGCCTTCACTTG gAGAGTGAGaacctggaaaaagaaaatgctgccctgaggaaggaggtgaagAAGCTGACAGAGGAGGCCAAGTACCTGTCCTCTGTGCTGAGCAGCCATGAACCTCTTTGCACCGGCCTGGCTCCTCAGACCCCTGACCTCCTCTACCCTCCTCATCACAGCAGCTACCACCAGCACATCTCTGTGCCACACTACCAGCACTGA
- the flvcr2b gene encoding feline leukemia virus subgroup C receptor-related protein 2 isoform X3 yields the protein MNMIEKQTLEDTKLNEEGKADLENHVKLEAGEEAKLPGDQIPEDVHEAPLPTRLYKRRWLIVLLFSLYSLCNSYQWIQYGIISNIFMKFYGVDAFTIDWMSMIYMLTYIPFIFPVTWLLDKKGLRVIALVATALNCAGTWIKVASVQPELFPVTFLGQFCCSFAQVFILGMPSRIASVWFGSEEVSTACSIGVFGNQLGIAIGFLVPPILVPNVDDMEELAHHIRIMFYITAGVATFLFILVVFVFQERPKLPPTQAQATARSIPPEQYSYTASILRLLRNKPFILLIITYGLNVGCFYAVGTLLNRMIIEHYPGEEVNAGRIGLTIVIAGMVGSLICGVWLDRTKTYKQTTLAVYFMSLVGMIVYAATLNLGHLWVVFITAGALGFFMTGYLPLGFEFAVELTYPESEGTSSGLLNCSAQVFGIIFTICQGKIIDNFSTLAGNIFLCVFLLIGTIMTGLIKSNLRRQNANLLAKAAAERQMSRQDYGATTLIYHPQTPPSQA from the exons ATGAATATGATTGAGAAACAAACGCTGGAAGACACAAAACTAAACGAGGAAGGTAAAGCTGATTTGGAGAACCATGTCAAGCTGGAAGCGGGTGAGGAGGCGAAGCTTCCTGGTGATCAAATCCCGGAGGACGTTCACGAAGCGCCGCTACCCACCCGCCTGTACAAGCGGCGCTGGTTGATTGTTCTCCTGTTCAGCTTGTATTCATTGTGCAACTCTTACCAATGGATCCAGTACGGAATCATCAGCAATATTTTCATGAAGTTCTACGGCGTGGACGCCTTCACTATAGACTGGATGTCTATGATTTACATGCTGACTTACATTCCTTTCATCTTCCCGGTGACCTGGCTGCTGGACAAAAAGGGACTTCGGGTCATCGCACTCGTGGCCACGGCGCTTAACTGCGCCGGGACGTGGATCAAGGTGGCCAGCGTCCAACCCGAACTGTTCCCCGTCACCTTTTTGGGACAGTTCTGCTGCTCGTTTGCACAGGTGTTCATCCTCGGGATGCCTTCAAGAATCGCCTCAGTGTGGTTTGGTTCAGAAGAGGTGTCCACCGCCTGCTCAATAGGAGTCTTTGGGAATCAG CTGGGTATTGCCATTGGGTTCCTCGTGCCTCCTATCCTGGTGCCTAACGTGGATGACATGGAGGAGCTGGCTCACCACATCAGAATTATGTTCTACATAACAGCAGGAGTGGCAACGTTTCTCTTCattcttgttgtttttg TTTTCCAGGAGCGTCCAAAACTTCCTCCGACTCAGGCTCAGGCCACAGCTCGCAGCATTCCACCAGAGCAGTACTCCTACACAGCCTCCATCCTTAGGCTGCTCCGTAACAagcccttcatcctcctcatcatcacttATG GTCTGAATGTTGGCTGTTTCTATGCTGTTGGAACCCTGCTGAACCGCATGATCATCGAACATTACCCT GGAGAAGAGGTGAATGCTGGGAGGATCGGCCTCACCATCGTCATCGCAGGGATGGTCGGCTCCCTTATCTGTGGAGTTTGGCTTGACAGAACCAAAACTTACAA GCAGACGACGCTCGCTGTCTACTTCATGTCATTGGTGGGGATGATTGTCTACGCTGCCACACTCAACCTGGGACACCTCTGGGTAGTTTTCATCACCGCTGGAGCTCTTGG GTTCTTCATGACGGGCTACCTGCCTCTAGGCTTTGAATTTGCAGTTGAGCTGACATACCCAGAGTCAGAGGGAACTTCCTCAGGACTACTTAACTGTTCAGCACAG GTATTTGGGATTATATTCACCATCTGCCAGGGGAAGATCATCGACAACTTCAGCACACTGGCAGGAAACatctttttgtgtgtctttcttCTAATAGGCACAATAATGACAG GTTTAATTAAGTCCAACCTACGGAGACAAAACGCAAACCTACTCGCCAAAGCAGCC GCGGAGAGGCAGATGTCGAGACAAGACTACGGAGCAACAACACTAATCTACCACCCGCAGACTCCTCCCTCTCAAGCCTGa